In the Pectinatus sottacetonis genome, TACAGCTAAAATTGTCTCAAAAGTAGGTTCCATAAATTTATCAGACATAAAAATATTTTCTACAAAATTATCTTCTTCATCGGAATTTAATTGGTAATAAATTAGTAATGTAGGATTACGTAAATACTGAAAAATGCTAGCATCTAATGGATTTAATTGTTTTATTACTTCAATATAGGCATGATGTACCATTCCGTCTTTTCTGGAATCATACGAGGCCGCAATTATTTTTGCAAACATTTTTCTAATTATTTCATTCTCTATATAATATTTAGATGCTTCTAATGCTGGTCCAATTAAGCTGATATCAGTATCTTTTTTTATGCATTCTCTAGGAATTTTTTTTGATTCTTCTTTGATTTCGTCAATATAGGATAATTGATCAATATAATTTTGTAAAGCTTTGTCATATCTTCCAAAAGTAGCTTTCCAAACGAGATTTAAGGTGTTGGCTGGAGCTTCAGCCCCTTTAGTCATTACGGATGTTCCTAATGATGTTCCTAATGAAATTAATGCAGAAGTAATTTGGGGATCCATATTTATCAATCCTTTCATTAATATAATAATTAATATTATATCATTCTTTAATAGGTGGTGGTGATTATGTGAATAATATAGATCAGACTGAAATAGATTATGTCAGCGGTATGAAGTATAAAGACATTGCCGCTAAATATGATGTAAGCCTTTCAACTGTTAAAAGCTGGAAAACACGCTATAAATGGTCAAGAGATAAAGCTAAAAAGGTATGCGTACAAAATAAAAAAAGTACGCGTACAAAAAAAGAAAAAGTACGCATACAAAATGAGGATGCAAAACCGATATCCATTGTGTCATCTAACATCCAAGCGATGATGTACCGTGAATACCAGTCAATAATGACTGTCAGGTACAACCATGAAGAACGAATTGGGATATATGTTATGTCAATGCTCCAGACTTGATCAGGATGTTCTATTGTTAAGCCTTTCAGCAGATACGGATATATGGGATTTTGCGGATTGGGCCGAGAGGTATTCTGCCTAGGATAAATAGCCTGTATGCCCATTTGCTGCATATGTCTCAATACTGCTTTATGATTAATGTGAATACTTTCATAGCAGTTTAACCAGGCGCATATGCGGCGGTATCCAAACTCTGGATGTGCTGTATATATTTCATCAATATGTCGTTTAACTTCCAAATCATCAGTATCCGGTAATCTGTGTCTGTAGTATAACGTAGTTCTATTAATGGACAGCAGGCTGGCCTGCTCAGCAATAGAAACATTTGCATTAGACCAATCTACCAGCGATTGCCTGGCAGTCGAAGAAAAATCACAGACCAGATTTTTTTTTCAACCACTCATTTTGAGTAGTTAGTTTGCCAATTTGAGCATAGAGTTCATCAATTTCGGCCTCGTGTTCTTTTTTCTCTTTACGTTTCTGGGCAGCATCGTTTTCAAAAACAGACGCTAATCCAGCGATAGCTTCGTTTTTCCATCTTGAAAGCATGTTTGGATGAATGCCATGTTCTGAAGTAATTTCGTTGAGCGTGCGTTCACATTTTAAGACTTCAAGAACCAGTTTCGCTTTTTCGTTAGGTGTGTGCGGATTACGTTTCATAGGAATGTCTCCTTCATCTAAAATATTAGTCAATACCTAACTTAAAAACAACTGATTTTTTGTCTTAATTTATGGGTTCATTATAGACTTTTGCTGCTAATTTTTCTCCTAACCCTGCTCCTGCCATTGCTATTGCTACTTCTACAGATAATTTTCCTATTCCTTTTCCTGTTTCGTAGGCTGTTCCATTTACTGTTTTGTCTAATTCGTTTTGTAATTTATTTAGTTCATTTTTTCCTATTTGTGCTAAAAGGCTCGGTGTATCATATATTTCTGCTACCATTTTTCTTATATCGTTTAATGTGTCTAGTGGATGTTTTAATATCATGAAGCATTCAATATAAATAACTTTTTATTATTTACATGATCTCTGTTTAGCAAAATAATTAAACGCTTATTAGTTCTTACTTAACACATCTTTGTAAATTCATTACTTCAGGAAAATTTAGTAAAAACAAATCTACAATATATGCAATTTCTGTATCTGGAATGCTTATACCATAATTTTCTTCTAATATAATAAAATTCTCCCTCATTATATAAAATAAGTCTAATGTCTTTTTTTTATAAACGTTTTTATAAGGTAATGATTCTTTACGTATTACACGTTCTAACATACAAATTGAATGAAATATAAATTTTACAAAAAAACTTTCAGAAATATTTAATTTATAAGTGGATAATAACTTATTAAGTGTTTGACTCAGAAGATAAACTGCTTTCTTTACATCTATAAAAATAGTTATATCAGATAAACTGGAAATCAGTTGACTTAATAAATTTGCATCAATATTTTTATAAAAGGGAAACATGGGGGACTCATCAAAAATAATTTGTGCAGCAGATGGTGGATTATTAAGCGAACTAATAATTTTATCCAGTGTAGTATTTGGCATCATACAACGACGTGCAGCTTCTAATAATAAGGGAGTAGATATATTACCCATTGTTTTTATTACCAAATTTGTCCTATTAGAAATTATCTCAGCAAAATTCATTAACGACCCCATATCAACCAACATTAATAAACCTCTTTTAGAATTTAAACTTTTAACTAAATTAATTGCAATATTTAAGATTGTACTTATCTTAGCATCAAGCGGCATATCAATAGGATAAATTTCTGGATTTCCAATCAGATTTTTTACAACATCCGCCATACTGGTTGCGGTATTACGTCCATGGCAAATAACTATTATAGGATAAATTATTAGTTGATTTTGCTTCAAAGTATGAAAAAAAGATGCTATTACTGCAACTTCTGATAGAGGAATCCTTAGCTCAAAAAACTTATTAATATCATTGCAAATTTTTTGAGCTAATTTAAATTCATCAGTATATTTTGCAATAATTTCTTTAACATTTATAATCGTGGTTAGTTGTCCATTTTCCAATCTATCTTTTAATAATTCTAAATGTAAGGCAAGACTATAAATCATTTTATTATCAGTCGAATCAAATATATTACTCGCTGATAGATTATTTTTGATAATATTTATCAAATCAGTATTTATAATTTTGTTTAAAATATCTTTATCAATCTTTATATTAGATTTATTTGTAATGTTTCTGGGAAAGGCTAGTTTAGAATAAATTTTTTCTTTTATATCATTAATAGATGAACCATTTTTATAAAAATACTTCGCCGTTTTTAAAATATATTCATATAAGTTATTATCTGTATTACAATCATTTTCCTGGAATAAATTATTAAATTGGTCAATATTTTTACTAAATGTAATATTTTTTATGTCATCAAATTTAAAGGTTTTATAAAATTCCTGCCGATTAAAAGAAGACTGAAAAAATTCATTTTTTAAATTATCATTAATATGTGATAATTTTATATGAATTGTATCTTCTGTAACATGTGAAAGAGTTGCTTCAATAAATGCTGTAGCACATAACACCTGAATATCATTATGTAATTGTCCTATATTACCACTACAATTATATGATAATAGCACTTTTAAAACTTCTCTGGATACTGTTAATGGTTTTTTTATAATTTGTGATTCAGTTTGAAAAAAATGATTTATCAACTTCATCCTGACTTTTAAAGAACGCTCATTTAGTCCAGGAAGTGTTATAAGTATAGGTATACGGCGGAAAAAAGTCTTCAATATAGCTGATTGAGGATTTTCGGTAGTTGCCGCTATAATAAGAACCGTAGCAGTGTGGTATGTTCCCGTTTCACCCAATTTACGATATTTACCATGGTCAATTAAAGAAAATAACATTTCCTGTCCCTCAGGTGGTAGTCTATGTATCTCATCAAGAAACAAAATCCCCCCGTTTGCCTGTCCAACTAAACCTATTGTTTCCTTTACAGCCCCAGTATATGCTCCTCTTGTGTGTCCAAAAAGATGCGACAAAAGCAATTGTGTATTTTCTGCATAATCAGAACAATTAAAAACAATAAATGGTGCCTTAGTAGACAATTTGTTAGTTTCCACAGCATAACGATACATAATATTAGCAAATGTAGTTTTACCGCTTCCAGTTGGTCCTGTTATCAATGTATGCAACCCATTTGGTGGATAAAATATAGCTGCTTTAGCTTGCTTGACCTGAGTACTTAAATCATCCTCAATACCAATTAAACTATCAAAAACATTATTTGATATTTTAATTGGTGTTTGTTGTACATCAGAGCAAGTTGTTATTACACAACCACTATACAATGAACTTTTATTTAAAGGACCTTCAGAAATAGTATTTCGCAAATCATCAAAATTTTTAAATAAATTACTACTAATTTTTATATTATATTTGTTTTCAAAAGTAGTTTTATCTATATACAATACTGGTTTCCCAATAATTTTTATGACTATTCCCCTTTTAAAAGCTAAATTAAGTTCCATACTTACATTATTACGTAAGATACCTGTTTTTTGTGCAATATAATTAGTAGAACATCCTAAATCATCGGGAGGTAATACAGAAACATCAGTTATTTTCTCTTCTATATAACCGCTTAAAAAATCTAGAATCTTTTTATTGCGTAGATGTGCCATGACAACACCCTCCATTATTATATGATTTTTCTTAAAAATCTAATAAATATTATAATACAGTAAATTGATACACATTATTATACCATAATAATGTGTATCAATAAAAAAATAATTGCTATTTTAGAATTAATAAAAAAATTTTTATCTTGTAAAAATACCATTAACAAAATGCCGTTAACAATGATAACTTTAAATTTCTTTTGTAATAATAATTATTATAAAACATAAATATAATGTGTATTGGCATATATCTTGCATTATGATTAATAGTGTAAAAATTAAAAGGAAGGGAGATGCTTAAATGATCGGAATTTTATTATTAACACATGAAGACTTTGGTAAAGCTATGCTAAAAAGTGCTGAACTTGTATTGGGAACTGTAGACAGAGTAAAAACATTAGGACTACACAGA is a window encoding:
- a CDS encoding DUF4393 domain-containing protein, coding for MDPQITSALISLGTSLGTSVMTKGAEAPANTLNLVWKATFGRYDKALQNYIDQLSYIDEIKEESKKIPRECIKKDTDISLIGPALEASKYYIENEIIRKMFAKIIAASYDSRKDGMVHHAYIEVIKQLNPLDASIFQYLRNPTLLIYYQLNSDEEDNFVENIFMSDKFMEPTFETILAVSNLERLGLVYIERARSSFVIDHPNQDEYINHFKTTNFYKNLPPAKKPFFSIEQLQITTFGQKFKEICL
- a CDS encoding phage terminase small subunit-related protein, with protein sequence MKYKDIAAKYDVSLSTVKSWKTRYKWSRDKAKKVCVQNKKSTRTKKEKVRIQNEDAKPISIVSSNIQAMMYREYQSIMTVRYNHEERIGIYVMSMLQT
- a CDS encoding transposase; the encoded protein is MKRNPHTPNEKAKLVLEVLKCERTLNEITSEHGIHPNMLSRWKNEAIAGLASVFENDAAQKRKEKKEHEAEIDELYAQIGKLTTQNEWLKKKSGL
- a CDS encoding sigma-54-dependent transcriptional regulator, which encodes MEGVVMAHLRNKKILDFLSGYIEEKITDVSVLPPDDLGCSTNYIAQKTGILRNNVSMELNLAFKRGIVIKIIGKPVLYIDKTTFENKYNIKISSNLFKNFDDLRNTISEGPLNKSSLYSGCVITTCSDVQQTPIKISNNVFDSLIGIEDDLSTQVKQAKAAIFYPPNGLHTLITGPTGSGKTTFANIMYRYAVETNKLSTKAPFIVFNCSDYAENTQLLLSHLFGHTRGAYTGAVKETIGLVGQANGGILFLDEIHRLPPEGQEMLFSLIDHGKYRKLGETGTYHTATVLIIAATTENPQSAILKTFFRRIPILITLPGLNERSLKVRMKLINHFFQTESQIIKKPLTVSREVLKVLLSYNCSGNIGQLHNDIQVLCATAFIEATLSHVTEDTIHIKLSHINDNLKNEFFQSSFNRQEFYKTFKFDDIKNITFSKNIDQFNNLFQENDCNTDNNLYEYILKTAKYFYKNGSSINDIKEKIYSKLAFPRNITNKSNIKIDKDILNKIINTDLINIIKNNLSASNIFDSTDNKMIYSLALHLELLKDRLENGQLTTIINVKEIIAKYTDEFKLAQKICNDINKFFELRIPLSEVAVIASFFHTLKQNQLIIYPIIVICHGRNTATSMADVVKNLIGNPEIYPIDMPLDAKISTILNIAINLVKSLNSKRGLLMLVDMGSLMNFAEIISNRTNLVIKTMGNISTPLLLEAARRCMMPNTTLDKIISSLNNPPSAAQIIFDESPMFPFYKNIDANLLSQLISSLSDITIFIDVKKAVYLLSQTLNKLLSTYKLNISESFFVKFIFHSICMLERVIRKESLPYKNVYKKKTLDLFYIMRENFIILEENYGISIPDTEIAYIVDLFLLNFPEVMNLQRCVK